The sequence GATCTCCCCGATGTGCACGACGTCACCGTCGATCCACCATCCGGTCAGATCCACCTCGGGCTCGACCGATGCGCCATCGCCGATGGTGAGGAAGCCGGTCACCGGCGGAATGGTGTGCATGTCGACGCCGCGACCGATCTTCGCCCCGAGAGCGCGGGCCAGATAGATCATCCAGGGCGCACCCGACAGATTCGACGCGCCGCTCGCCTCGAGCAGTCGCTCGGCGACCCACAGCCGTAGGTGCGCGCCGCCGCCGCGCGGGTAGGTGCCCGGGGTGACCCCGGCCAGCAACAGGCGAGCGCCCGTCGCGGCGATCACCATACGGCCGGGCGGGGTGATGAACAGCAGGAATGCCACCAGCAGCACCCACCAGTTCACCTGGACCATCCACGGCACGTAGCGGTCGGTGCGGTCGACCACCTCGGCGGCGATGTTGTTCGCCACGCCCAGCCACGTCGCCCACTGCAGGCCGGTGAGGGTGGTCAGCGGTATCGACAGGGCGATCTGGGCGAGCCCGGTCCGTCGTGGGGTCGGCGTGACGTCGCGTGGCGTGATGACGGTCGACGGCCGGCGTCCGTCGAGCATCTCGGCAAGCGAACCGAGACGCGGATGGTCGTAGAGGTCGGCCACGGTGATGTCGGGGTAGCGGGTCCGCAGCGCCGTGACCAGCTGGGCGGCCGCCAGCGATCCGCCGCCCTCGGTGAAGAAATCGGCCTGCGGATTGTTCACCACCACGCCGAGTACATCGGCCCAGCACTTCGCGACCCATTCCTCGGTCTCGGTGAGTTCCTCGTCGGCGTCACCGATCGACTCGGCCCCGGGTAGCGGCCACGGGAGGGCGTTGCGGTCCACCTTGCCCGATGTACGGGTCGGCAGCTCGGCGACCAGTGCGAGACGCGGCACCATGGGTGCCGGTAGCTGGGCGGCGAGTGTGGCGTGGGCGGAGGCCACGTCGAAGTCCGGATGCGGGGAGACCAGGTAGCCGACCAACAGACTGTTGCCCGCCGCCGTCTTCCGGACCGCCGCTGCCGCGCCGCTGACGCCCGGGAGTTGTTGCAACGCATTGTCGATCTCGCCGAGCTCGATGCGCCGGCCGCCGACCTTGACCTGATCGTCGGCGCGGCCCATGAAGAGGAGGCCGGCCGGATCGAGGCGCACCAGGTCACCGCTGCGATAGGCGCGTTCCCAGCCCAGAGTCGGCATGGGGGCGTACTTTTCGGCGTCCTTCGCGGGGTCGAGATACCGTGCGAGGCCCACACCGCCGATCACCAGTTCACCGACCGCGCCCTCGGCGACCGGTTGTCCGTCGGCATCGACCACCGCGAGATCCCAACCGGGAAGCGGCAATCCGATCCGGACCGGGCCGACGCCGTCGAGCGGTGCCGCGCACGCGACCACGGTTGCCTCGGTGGGACCGTAGGTGTTCCACACCTCCCGGCCCTCGACGGCGAGTCGTTCGGCCAGTTCCGGTGGGCAGGCCTCACCCCCGAAGATCAACAACCGCACCGCTTCCAGCGCCACGGGGGGCCACAGGGATGCCAGCGTCGGAACCGTCGACACCACGTTGATGTCGTGCTGGACGAGCCACGGCCCGAGGTCCATGCCGCTGCGGACGAGCGACCGGGGTGCGGGGACCAGGCAGGCGCCGTTGCGCCACGCCAGCCACATCTCTTCACACGACGCGTCGAAGGCGACCGACAGCCCGGCCAGCACCCGGTCGCCGGGACCCAGCGGTTCGTCGACGAGGAACATGCGCGCCTCGGCGTCGACAAAAGCGGCGGCATTGCGATGCCTCACCGCGACGCCCTTGGGTGTGCCGGTGGAGCCGGAGGTGAAGATGATCCATGCGTCGTCGTCGACGGTGGGCCGCGACGCGCGAGGTGACGGCTCGACACGGGCGTCCGCCGCCACATCGAGCGCCTGGATTCCCGAAGCCCCGACGATCACATCGACCTGGGCCTCGCCGAACACCAGGTCCGCGCGCTCGTCGGGATCGTCGGCGTCGACGGGGACATAGGCCGCACCCGCATACAACGTGGCCAGGATGGTGACGTAGAGGTCGCGGCTCCCCGACGGCATGCGCACGCCGACACGCCCGCCCCGCCGGACGCCCGCGGCATTCAGTCGGGCGGCGCCGCGCCGGACGACCGCGAGGAGCTGGGAGTATGTGAGAGCCATCTCACCGTCGTCGACGGCAGGCGCGTCCGGGAATCTCTCGGCGGTTCGATCCAGCACGTCACACAACGTGCGCGGATCGCTGGCCTGCGACGACAGCAGGAATTGAGACGGGATGACCACTACTTACCACCATCGTTTCGGCACGAAGCGAGAAATATACTCGACCGACGGAACCACTGTCTGTGACCTGAGTGAACATCGAGTGGCGCGCATCTCGGTGCCTCCGAACGGTGAGGAGGCACTCGAACCCGGCAAATCGCAGGCGACACCGGAGTTTACCGGTGTAGTTTTCGAACTGATGTATCTCAGCACGTCCCGACTTCCGGTGTGTCGAGCAGCCACCACCGCCGCATGGTCGACCTCGCTGGATGAGGAGGCACGAGTATGCCGATAGTCCAGCACCGCACACCCAGTCTCCTGTCGTATCCGCTCTGGCTCGGAGCGCGGACCTTGCTGCGGCCCGCGCTGACGCTCTGGCCGCTCAACACGGCCGGGATGGCCGGACTGTTCCTGATCGACCGGGTGATCGCCGTCGGACCGAAGCCCCGCGGCGTGGTGCGCGAGCAGATGACCCTTGCCGAGAGGCCGGTCGAGCTGATCATGCCGTCCGGTCCGTCCGGCCGCGACTCGGAGACTGCGATCCTCTACGTGCACGGCGGCGCATTTCTGGTATGCGGGCTCGGTACCCACCGGTCGATCGCGAGCCGGCTGTCGAGTGCGTGCGGACTCCCGGTCTTCTCTCTCGAGTACCGCCAGCTGCCATCGGCGGGGGTGGGGACGTCGGCGTCGGATGCCGTGGAGGCCTACCGCGAACTCGTCGGTGAGCGCGGATATCGGCGCGTCATCGTCGCGGGCGACTCCGCGGGTGGCTTCCTGGCCGGCAAGATCGTGGAGGCGGCCGCCCGCGAGGGACTGCCGCGCCCGGCCGCGTTCGTCGGCGTCTCGCCGCTTCTCGACCTCGACGTCGGGACGAACCCCGATCGGTCGAGTCGCTCCGATGCCTATATCCCGAAGAGCAAGATGGCGCAGCTCGCCCAGCATTTCGACCGTGGGCCGATCCCGTTCACCGGCACTCGTCGGATAACGGAGATCGCCGACTCCGACTTTCCGCCGACCGCGATCGTCACCGCAGAGGGTGAGATGCTCGAGGCCGACGTGATCGAGTTGGTCGAGAAGCTCGACCACGCGGGTGTCGACGCCGTCGGCCACAGTTACTCTTGGCAGGTGCACGCGTTTCCCGTGCTCACCACAAGACACCCGGAGACGGTGCATGCGATCGAGGTGATCGCCGCATTCGTCACCCACGCAATCCGAGAGGCCAAGGACGCTGACGACCGAAAGGGCCAACGGGCCGGCTGAGTC is a genomic window of Gordonia sp. SID5947 containing:
- a CDS encoding Pls/PosA family non-ribosomal peptide synthetase, whose translation is MVIPSQFLLSSQASDPRTLCDVLDRTAERFPDAPAVDDGEMALTYSQLLAVVRRGAARLNAAGVRRGGRVGVRMPSGSRDLYVTILATLYAGAAYVPVDADDPDERADLVFGEAQVDVIVGASGIQALDVAADARVEPSPRASRPTVDDDAWIIFTSGSTGTPKGVAVRHRNAAAFVDAEARMFLVDEPLGPGDRVLAGLSVAFDASCEEMWLAWRNGACLVPAPRSLVRSGMDLGPWLVQHDINVVSTVPTLASLWPPVALEAVRLLIFGGEACPPELAERLAVEGREVWNTYGPTEATVVACAAPLDGVGPVRIGLPLPGWDLAVVDADGQPVAEGAVGELVIGGVGLARYLDPAKDAEKYAPMPTLGWERAYRSGDLVRLDPAGLLFMGRADDQVKVGGRRIELGEIDNALQQLPGVSGAAAAVRKTAAGNSLLVGYLVSPHPDFDVASAHATLAAQLPAPMVPRLALVAELPTRTSGKVDRNALPWPLPGAESIGDADEELTETEEWVAKCWADVLGVVVNNPQADFFTEGGGSLAAAQLVTALRTRYPDITVADLYDHPRLGSLAEMLDGRRPSTVITPRDVTPTPRRTGLAQIALSIPLTTLTGLQWATWLGVANNIAAEVVDRTDRYVPWMVQVNWWVLLVAFLLFITPPGRMVIAATGARLLLAGVTPGTYPRGGGAHLRLWVAERLLEASGASNLSGAPWMIYLARALGAKIGRGVDMHTIPPVTGFLTIGDGASVEPEVDLTGWWIDGDVVHIGEIVIKRGASVGARSTLLPGAVVGRDAEVAPGSAVRGRVKAGQHWAGSPAVKVRKAEHPWPEHRPPRGSAWVSIYGVSSLVLAAIPLIALAAGLAVMGSWAIHADRLRGVGQRCLILLPAATVTSLLVFAVVTAVLVRLLSIGMTKGYHPVRSRVGWQVWMTERLLDAARTYLFPLYASLLTPWWFRLLGVKVGTGTEISTALVLPKFTTIGDGAFLADDTMVASYELGGGWMHIDEAKIGKRSFLGNSGMTGPGRKVPKNSLVAVLSATPDRAKSGSSWLGSPPVRLRRTAASSDTSRTFDPSTRLKFARAVVETLRIIPLMVSFGLGLFMLLGLQYIAQHTHYWVAALVSGLLLLVAGAAACCIAAAAKWLVVGRIRVSEHPLWSSFVWRNELSDAFVETVAAPWFANAATGTPILNLWLRMLGARIGRGVWCETYWLPEADLVTLGDGATVQRGCVVQTHLFHDRVMAIDRVTLEAGSTLGPHCVALPAAGLGEAATVGPASLVMRGDVVPAHTRWQGNPIAPWNG
- a CDS encoding alpha/beta hydrolase is translated as MPIVQHRTPSLLSYPLWLGARTLLRPALTLWPLNTAGMAGLFLIDRVIAVGPKPRGVVREQMTLAERPVELIMPSGPSGRDSETAILYVHGGAFLVCGLGTHRSIASRLSSACGLPVFSLEYRQLPSAGVGTSASDAVEAYRELVGERGYRRVIVAGDSAGGFLAGKIVEAAAREGLPRPAAFVGVSPLLDLDVGTNPDRSSRSDAYIPKSKMAQLAQHFDRGPIPFTGTRRITEIADSDFPPTAIVTAEGEMLEADVIELVEKLDHAGVDAVGHSYSWQVHAFPVLTTRHPETVHAIEVIAAFVTHAIREAKDADDRKGQRAG